The region CAGGCAgatcgccacgaaaggctaaaaatgagtttagattaactcagaaaaggcgaatcgccaaaaaagagtttagattaactcgaaacaaaaacaaaaataaaaagagtttagattaactctacaaaaagcaacgccaagaacagggtttagagtaaccctcgaggcaagacaagtacataaagataaggcaaaagcacatttcgaagaaaaacgaagaaaatatattcataaattgcgaattacaaaaagcaaaattaatacatcagcaaatacaatcaaaagaaaactaCTAAACACGGTCTTTAGAAATCTTGACGAGGAGATCAcgggcgatggcctggggatccaacccgttaaccccagaaagatcaatattgggattctgctccagaagcttcttcccaatcgcaaggcgatactcgcttatcagagcagagtaaaaagccttcgtatctagcagacggatgtgaagaccttcaacctccgTTCTAAGActatccctctccccaccaacaagggaattgatccgaatgagctcctcgatctcttgagtcaagtcatcgatctttttctcaatcactttcacttggcgatcattaatcgcatcctgcgccttgagctgcgccagaagggaatcatgctcttccaaagaggccttcaatttcgccctttcagactcggaagtcgccaaaagagcagacagacgctcgacctcctcctcggcacactgtcggcggtcgttcaataccagaacagattgaagggcctacacaccagaaataaacaaataagaaagcaactgaatacaaaaaacatattatactcaagaaagaaagcacttacagagaaaccatgaaaacaagccagatcggaaagctcctgacccggcctaccacagaaccacgtgacatcatcaggaatcgccaaagtccggatatattccgctagcactctcggattcagcaaactggcaggatcctgaccttcgacccattgaaccaagtctggagcagaagaagagcttccaggaaaactctccctcgTAGGAGAATCATCGACAACTCGACGTCTTttcctagacggagaatccgggtctcgacctagagaaatctcccccgaatcagcaacaacaggcCCCCCTGAGgccacacccccaactccccccgaaacgatagatgatgctagaggggggAGTAGTGACGGAATCGCCTCGTCGTCGACTGGAACAGCCgagtcatcaccatcatcatcatttatAACAATAACCTCAGGCAACGCTACCTCGGCGGGAGCTAGGGGGATATCAACAGGAGCCCCATCCACGAcaatgtcgccaggaataacgtcggcgataggaacgtcaggaccacccatcggaacgtccaaatctacttgaaatccggaaaggaaatcgtcagaagaagaagacatcctacaaaagaaacattaaaaagaacttaagcaaattaatataccttgaacaaaagagtagcaaagatccgccaagcctcgaggaggatcctccaaaggaaaccatcgactccgaagatgactattaaccaagACATCTAAAATGGGACGCGACACAATACTACAGGAAGATATGTCAAAAGCAAGctttgactcggataaacttaaaggagaagaatagctccgaactggatgagaagaaaaaccatccgaaaaatgaagaaaagcaaatttatgatagacaataaagaagcgccttcgccagcgactggttaggcaaggaagataaatacgagatcgcccttctctaccaagggcgaaaacgaagcagccatcacacttcctaaagtctacaaaatgatataacactttgagagaaggggcacagccccggagcctacatgcctccgaaaaggcgagcactactctaatcgtaccagggtaaagttgccctagagcaacctttaaatccctacacacttctactaaaaagggatccaaaggaaacctaagaccagcagcaaattgctcttcaaaaagaaccgccctacaagaagatccgGGAGAGTCagacgcagccatatcggcaccgggtaatattaccctataatcaaaaggaaaactatacttaaaatagatatctaagacttcatccctacgaagcttcgatcgggtaaaagccatagcagcgcaagcatcttccactcgactaagaggcatcctagaacagggaatcacaaacataaacacagaataaggatcaaacaaaaaatatattgaagaacacgttgaagaacacatcaaagaacaacaagtacagaagaaatttccagaatataaagCATGGAGaatatacaaagaagaaagccatattaacatccaaacgacgaaagaaaacatacctgaaaaatctggagaaaacaagtcacgaagaatcaaacaatcaaacgaagaacgaaaaggaaatagctacaagaaatgagagtaaattcgaaaagcaaagtaagagggaaaagaagaaatgcgaagagattaaatacaaaacgcttttgaatcattaaccttttaaatcattaaatgccgacacgtggcaacacagaatcttactaaagaagaaacgtcacccacaaacatatgaaacgactcgcccggaatgcaaagcgactcgcccgcataaaagaactcagctccaaaagagctaaaatccactaaggcataaatgccaaactacttcagctcacttgcgggggggctaatgatggataccgaatcctactgtaagtataatggagccgagttgcaggagatccactctcaggcgacaccggactccccctgaagacggaaagatatgaaggagataccgaatctctaagattcggtaatacactaataaagaccgaatcccacatgatccgccaagagcgcgtcaagtccgggattcggataaacgactaaatatggaaaccttgtcctatttggacacaaacactacatatggaaggataagctctactttaggaagataagactatttaggaagacgttcctaaataggactcttatcagattaaggtagatctcgacaaatcaggagaatccttaagatacggccgaatccctacaaagtaggattcacctacctaatacaactctactaggtatattcgtctactataaaaggagcacgaggtatgcctagaattacaattacattcatatactcaaaacgctgctcaaagctctaaactgactttagcatcggagagttaatcggacaaccaccgtccggttagcttctaccctgttttgcaggttcactcaccggttcagaaggcagactccatcactaACAGTACAAAAGATACATTTGCTGAactattattgaaatttaattaataaaaagctTTCAACTAAACTTCATTAATAGAAGTAGTTAAATATATGTCAATCGTTACTCTttcacatatatttatattcaaccACTAAAAGAGTATGCATGAGATCCGACAACTAATAATAACTATAAATCTTTaactttatttatataaaaaaatatctttaactttatttttatataaatatatttctaaataataaattattatttaattattttaatttgtctattaattaaaattatattatttttaacgtgtcacattacgagccacgtgcaaaGCACGTGAAGCAAAactagttatatataa is a window of Mercurialis annua linkage group LG2, ddMerAnnu1.2, whole genome shotgun sequence DNA encoding:
- the LOC126666686 gene encoding uncharacterized protein LOC126666686 — translated: MPLSRVEDACAAMAFTRSKLRRDEVLDIYFKYSFPFDYRVILPGADMAASDSPGSSCRAVLFEEQFAAGLRFPLDPFLVEVCRDLKVALGQLYPGTIRVVLAFSEACRLRGCAPSLKVLYHFVDFRKCDGCFVFALGREGRSRIYLPCLTSRWRRRFFIVYHKFAFLHFSDGFSSHPVRSYSSPLSLSESKLAFDISSCSIVSRPILDVLVNSHLRSRWFPLEDPPRGLADLCYSFVQDLDVPMGGPDVPIADVIPGDIVVDGAPVDIPLAPAEVALPEVIVINDDDGDDSAVPVDDEAIPSLLPPLASSIVSGGVGGVASGGPVVADSGEISLGRDPDSPSRKRRRVVDDSPTRESFPGSSSSAPDLVQWVEGQDPASLLNPRVLAEYIRTLAIPDDVTWFCGRPGQELSDLACFHGFSALQSVLVLNDRRQCAEEEVERLSALLATSESERAKLKASLEEHDSLLAQLKAQDAINDRQVKVIEKKIDDLTQEIEELIRINSLVGGERDSLRTEVEGLHIRLLDTKAFYSALISEYRLAIGKKLLEQNPNIDLSGVNGLDPQAIARDLLVKISKDRV